In the Anastrepha obliqua isolate idAnaObli1 chromosome 1, idAnaObli1_1.0, whole genome shotgun sequence genome, one interval contains:
- the LOC129247183 gene encoding acetylcholine receptor subunit beta-like 1, translating into MAMDWNRATATLSSSLGLVLLLLVLANLQKVSASEDEERLVRDLFRGYNKLIRPVQNMTQKVGVRFGLAFVQLINVNEKNQIMKSNVWLRLVWYDYQLQWDEADYGGIGVLRLPPDKVWKPDIVLFNNADGNYEVRYKSNVLIYPTGEVLWVPPAIYQSSCTIDVTYFPFDQQTCIMKFGSWTFNGDQVSLALYNNKNFVDLSDYWKSGTWDIIEVPAYLNVYEGDGNHPTETDITFYIIIRRKTLFYTVNLILPTVLISFLCVLVFYLPAEAGEKVTLGISILLSLVVFLLLVSKILPPTSLVLPLIAKYLLFTFIMNTVSILVTVIIINWNFRGPRTHRMPMWIRTVFLHYLPAFLLMKRPRKTRLRWMMEMPGMSMPAHPHPSYGSPAELPKHISAIGGKQSKMEVMELSDLHHPNCKINRKVNSGAELGIGDQCRRESESSDSILLSPEASKATEAVEFIAEHLRNEDLYIQTREDWKYVAMVIDRLQLYIFFIVTTAGTVGILMDAPHIFEYVDQDRIIEIYRGK; encoded by the exons ATGGCGATGGACTGGAATAGGGCAACTGCTACGCTGAGCAGCAGCCTGGGTCTGGTATTGCTGCTATTGGTTTTAGCGAACTTGCAAAAAG TAAGTGCATCCGAAGATGAAGAACGCTTGGTACGTGATCTATTTCGTGGGTATAACAAACTTATACGACCCGTTCAGAATATGACACAAAAAGTTGGAGTAAGATTTGGTTTGGCGTTCGTACAGCTAATCAATGTC AATGAGAAAAATCAAATTATGAAATCAAACGTTTGGTTACGTTTGGTTTGGTACGATTATCAATTGCAATGGGATGAGGCTGATTACGGTGGTATTGGCGTACTGCGTTTGCCGCCCGATAAGGTTTGGAAACCGGATATTGTGTTGTTCAATAA TGCTGACGGCAACTACGAAGTGCGCTACAAGTCGAATGTACTCATCTATCCAACGGGTGAAGTGCTCTGGGTACCACCCGCCATCTATCAGAGCTCCTGCACTATTGACGTCACCTATTTCCCCTTCGATCAGCAAACTTGTATCATGAAATTTGGTTCGTGGACCTTCAATGGCGATCAAGTATCGCTTGCTCTGTACAACAATAAGAACTTTGTTGATCTCTCTGACTATTGGAAATCTGGTACGTGGGATATTATCGAAGTGCCGGCTTATCTGAACGTTTACGAAGGTGATGGCAATCATCCGACGGAGACAGATATCACATTTTACATCATCATACGTCGCAAAACTTTGTTCTACACAGTGAATTTGATTTTACCTACTGTGCTGATCTCATTCCTATGCGTCCTGGTGTTTTATCTGCCTGCTGAGGCTGGTGAAAAG GTCACATTGGGCATAAGCATTCTGCTGTCACTGGTTGTGTTCCTGTTGCTCGTATCGAAGATTCTCCCACCCACTTCATTGGTGTTACCACTCAttgccaaatatttattattcaccTTCATTATGAATACGGTATCAATTTTGGTCACAGTTATTATCATTAATTGGAATTTTCGCGGGCCGCGCACACATCGCATGCCCATGTGGATACGAACTGTCTTTCTGCATTACCTTCCCGCCTTTCTGCTAATGAAACGTCCGCGCAAGACAAGATTGCGTTGGATGATGGAAATGCCCGGCATGAGTATGCCAGCGCATCCACATCCCTCCTATGGGTCGCCAGCTGAATTGCCGAAACACATCAG CGCAATTGGCGGCAAACAATCAAAAATGGAGGTTATGGAGCTCTCCGACTTGCATCATcccaattgcaaaataaatcgTAAAGTAAATAGTGGTGCAGAACTAGGAATTGGTGATCAATGCAGGCGCGAGAGTGAATCATCCGATTCGATACTGCTTTCGCCAGAAGCCAGCAAAGCCACCGAAGCGGTGGAATTCATAGCAGAGCATTTGCGAAATGAAGATCTGTACATACAG ACTCGTGAGGACTGGAAATATGTGGCTATGGTGATCGATCGTCTGCAActgtacatatttttcattgtGACCACTGCCGGTACAGTTGGTATACTCATGGACGCGCCACACATTTTCGAATATGTGGATCAAGACCGTATTATCGAAATTTATCGTGGAAAGTAG